Proteins encoded together in one Theileria parva strain Muguga chromosome 3 map unlocalized ctg_530, whole genome shotgun sequence window:
- a CDS encoding Leucine carboxyl methyltransferase family protein has translation MKLENYPDKTYFSPNILATKLEAVEKNYFDDEFMKYFCSRSHGSTLGSLFNTLKVLSIRWIIERFLTYFEGETVQFVNLGCGLDTLSLWLLSKYSIVVCFDLDLDHEIQKKIHILTHTNELLTLFPEYKVDSSSFSSKHFHALGCDLREVRNLERLLSHGFSYDLPTVFLSEFALTYLENHLSNEVIKWFGVKMRKSSLFIYSEHTRPNSCFIKWLYSNYFTGRSRVYSPFQYPTPQSQVQRFKELGWDDSFICDLTFVYNHMFNPQQKQQLTELGDLGDKELLSLTLSTCVIGTAHRHCDPSLVSSISELYTPKSDSEENLLPVFTEYLEQEHNLNPLLEPFNRFFHLS, from the exons ATGAAGCTGGAAAATTATCCAGATAAAACTTACTTCTCGCCAAACATCCTTGCCACTAAGTT GGAGGCGGTGGAGAAGAACTATTTCGACGACGAGTTTATGAAATATTTCTGCTCCAGGAGTCACGGCAGTACCTTAGGAAGTCTTT TTAACACCCTGAAGGTTTTATCAATTCGATGGATCATCGAGCGATTTCTCACGTATTTTGAGGGTGAAACAGTGCAATTTGTTAATCTTGGCTGTGGTTTGGACACGCTGTCACTGTGGCTACTATCAAAATACTCAATTGTTGTTTGTTTTGATCTGGATCTCGACCATGAAATTCAAAAGAAAATTCATATTCTGACACATACCAACGAacttttaacactttttCCAGAGTATAAAGTTGACTCCTCGTCGTTCAGCTCAAAGCACTTTCACGCC TTAGGATGTGATTTGAGGGAGGTGAGGAATTTGGAGAGGCTACTGAGTCACGGCTTTTCTTATGATTTACCAACGGTTTTTCTCAGCGAATTCGCTCTCACTTATTTAGAAAATCATCTGTCAAATGAG GTAATAAAATGGTTTGGTGTGAAGATGAGGAAGAGttctttatttatttactccGAACAT ACAAGGCCGAATTCATGTTTTATCAAGTGGCTTTACTCGAATTATTTC ACTGGAAGATCAAGAGTTTACTCGCCATTCCAATACCCAACTCCACAATCCCAAGTTCAACG ATTTAAGGAGCTGGGCTGGGACGATTCGTTTATTTGTGACTTAACATTTGTCTACAATCACATGTTCAACCCTCAACAAAAACAACAATTAACC GAATTGGGTGACTTGGGTGATAAAGAATTGTTATCTTTAACCTTGTCCACTTGTGTCATTGGAACAGCTCATCGTCACTGCGATCCATCATTGGTCAGCTCAATTTCCGAACTCTACACTCCAAAATCTGACTCTGAAGAAAATTTGTTACCAGTGTTTACAGAATACTTGGAACAGGAACATAATCTCAATCCTCTACTCGAACCCTTCAACCGATTCTTTCATCTTTCTTAA